DNA from Micromonospora nigra:
GACGGCGGTGACCAGGCCGAGCAGGCGCTGCGGCACGTCGAACTCGTCGGAGATCGAACCGTACAGCGGGGGCACCAGACCGATCGCCACGTTGTCCAGCGAGGCGAGCAGCACGAAGACGACCACGCTGTAGACGCGGTGCGCTCCGCTGCCGCCCCATCCCCCACGCCGCACCGCACCAGCATGCCCCCTGCGTCGATCTCGGGGAAATCGCCCCCGGGCAGCTTCCGAGGGGCGACCGCCCCGATCGGCGGGATGCTCCCCGAGGTCAGGCGAGGCGGTTCAGGTGGTGTTCGCGGGCGGTGGCGTACCGTTCCCGGATCGCGGGGACCGGCTCGGCCGCGTACTCCTCGGTGCCCTCCAGTGGCCACTCGGGCGGCGCGGCGCCACCCAGGGCGATCCAGGCGGCCTGGCGGGCGGCCCCGTCGGCGACGTACTCCCCCGGCGGCGGCACCACCACGGGCACCCCGAAGACCTGGGGCGCGATCCGGCGGACCGCCGCCGAGCGGGCGCCGCCGCCGACCAGGACGACCCGGCGGACGTCGGCACCCTGCGCGGTCAGCGCGTCGAGGCCGTCGGCGAGCGCGCAGAGCATCCCCTCGACGGCGGCCCGGGCCAGGTGCGCCGGGGTCGAGGTGTGCAGGGTCAGGCCGTGCACGGCACCGCTGGCGTCGGGGCGGTTCGGGGTGCGTTCCCCCTCCAGGTAGGGCACCATGACCAGCCCGTCCGCGCCGGGCGGTGCGGCGAGCGCCAGGTCGGACAGCGCGTCCAGGTCGACGCCCAGCAGCGTGGCGGCGGCGTCGAGCACCCGGGCGGCATTGAGCGTGCACACCAGGGGCAGGAAGCGGCCGGTGGCGTCGGCGAAACCGGCGACGGTGCCGCCGGGGTCGGCCGCCGGGGTCTGGGCGACGCTGAACACCGTGCCGGAGGTGCCGATGGAGACGACCACGTCACCGGGGCCCGCGCCCACGCCGAGGGCCGCGGCGGCGTTGTCGCCGGCACCCGGGCCGAGCAGCACGGCGCCGGGGGCCGGCCCGTCGGCCGGGCCACCCGCTTCGGTCAGGTCGGTGAGCACGGCCGGGGCCAGGCGGCCGGCGGTCTCGGTGGGACCGAGCACCCGGGGCACCCGCACCGCCCGTCCGAGGGCCCGTTCCAGCAGGTCGGGGCGGTATTCGCCGGCAGCCGGGGACCAGTAGCCCGTGCCGCTGGCGTCGCTGCGGTCGGTGACCAGGGCGTCCAGCCCGGGTGCGCCCGCCAGCCGCCAGGTGAGCCAGTCGTGCGGCAGGCAGACCGCGGCGACCCGCTCCGCGTTCGCGGGCTCGTGACGGGCCAGCCAGCGCAGCTTGGTGGCGGTGAAGCTGGCCACCGGCACGCTGCCGGCCGTCTCCGCCCAGAACCGGCGGCCGGTCTCCCCACCGCCGGCCTCCGTGACGAGGTCGGCGGCGGCTGCGGCCGATCGGGTGTCGTTCCACAACAGGGCGGGCCGGACCACCTCCCCCGACGGGTCGAGACAGACCATTCCGTGCTGCTGGCCGGCGACCGACACGGCCACCACGTCGGCCAGGCCACCGGCGGCCTCGACCGCGGCCCGCAGCGCGGACCACCAGGCGGCCGGGTCGACCTCGGTGCCGTCCGGGTGCGGCGCGCGGCCCTGCCGGACCAACGCGCCGGTCTCCGCGTCCCGGATGACGACCTTGCAGGACTGGGTGGAGGAGTCCACCCCGGCGACGAGCGGCATGACGGGCCGCCTCAGCGGGCGCCGAGCAGGTGCTCGACCGCGAGCTGGTTGAGCCGGACGAAGCCGTAGCCCCTCGCCGCCGCGGCATCCGGGTCGAAGTCCTCGAACGCGGCCCGGTCGGCGAGCAGGTCGGCGTAGCCCTCCCCGTCGGCCAGCGTCGGGGTGGACAGCTCGGCGACCCGGCTGGCCGCCAGGGCCTCGGCCACCTCCGGGTCGGCGCGGAAGGCCGCGGCCCGCTCCTTGAGCAGGAGGTACGTGCGCATGTTCGCCTCGGCCGACGCCCACACCCCGGTCATGTCCTCGGTGCGGGAGGGCTTGTAGTCGAAGTGCCGGGGCCCCTCGTACGCCGGCCCGCCGGCGGGACCACCGTGTTCCAGCAGGTCCACCAGGGCGAACGAGTTGAGCAGGTCGCCGTGGCCGAAGACCAGGTCCTGGTCGTACTTGATGCCCCGCTGGCCGTTGAGGTCGATGTGGAACAGCTTGCCCTGCCACAGCGCCTGGGCGATGCCGTGGGCGAAGTTCAGCCCGGCCATCTGCTCGTGACCGACCTCGGGGTTGAGGCCGACCAGGTCGGGGTGGGCGAGGGTGGAGATGAACGCGAGGGCGTGCCCGACGGTGGGCAGCAGGATGTCGCCGCGCGGCTCGTTGGGCTTCGGCTCGATGGCGAAGCGCAGGTCGTAGCCGCGGTCGATGACGTACTGGCAGAGCAGGTCGACGCCCTCGCGGTAGCGGTCCAGCGCCGCGCGCACGTCCTTGGCCAGGTCGTACTCGGCCCCCTCCCGGCCACCCCACATGACGTAGGTGTGGGCGCCCAGCTCGGCGGCGAGGTCGATGTTGCGCAGCACCTTGCGCAGCGCGTAGCGGCGAACGTCGCGGTTGTTGCTGGTGAACCCGCCGTCGGCGAACACCGGGTGGGTGAACAGGTTGGTGGTGACCATCGGCACCACCAGGCCGGTCTCGTCGAGTGCCTTGCGGAACCGGGCGATGCCGGCGTCGCGGGTGGCGGCGTCGGCACCGAAGGGCACCAGGTCGTCGTCGTGGAAGGTGATGCCGTACGCGCCCAACTCGGCCAGGCGGTGCACCGCCTCGACGGGGTCGAGGGCCGGGCGGGTGGCGTCGCCGAACGGGTCGCGGCCCTGCCAGCCCACTGTCCAGAGGCCGAAGGAGAACTTGTCGGCAGGGGTGGGACGGGGTGCCATGGCAGACCTCCGGTGCTGTCGTCCACTATTTGTTCAGTGGTTGAATTAAATGCCTGACCTGTGGCAGTGTCAAGGGGTGAGCCGACCCGAGTCACCCACCGGGGCGGTCCGGCAGGGCAGCCTGCGCGAGCTGAACCTCGCCCTCGTGCTCGGCCGCATCGCCGCCGCCGGGCGCCCCCCGTCACGGGCCGAACTGGCCGTCGACACCGGGCTGACCCGGGCCACCGTGTCCGCCGTCGTCGAGGACCTCGTCCACGGCGGGCTCGTCACCGAGGCCGCGCCCACCCCGCGTACCGGGGCGGGTCGGCCCTCGCGCGGCCTGGTGCTGGCCGACGACGGGCCGGC
Protein-coding regions in this window:
- the xylA gene encoding xylose isomerase, giving the protein MAPRPTPADKFSFGLWTVGWQGRDPFGDATRPALDPVEAVHRLAELGAYGITFHDDDLVPFGADAATRDAGIARFRKALDETGLVVPMVTTNLFTHPVFADGGFTSNNRDVRRYALRKVLRNIDLAAELGAHTYVMWGGREGAEYDLAKDVRAALDRYREGVDLLCQYVIDRGYDLRFAIEPKPNEPRGDILLPTVGHALAFISTLAHPDLVGLNPEVGHEQMAGLNFAHGIAQALWQGKLFHIDLNGQRGIKYDQDLVFGHGDLLNSFALVDLLEHGGPAGGPAYEGPRHFDYKPSRTEDMTGVWASAEANMRTYLLLKERAAAFRADPEVAEALAASRVAELSTPTLADGEGYADLLADRAAFEDFDPDAAAARGYGFVRLNQLAVEHLLGAR
- the xylB gene encoding xylulokinase, whose translation is MPLVAGVDSSTQSCKVVIRDAETGALVRQGRAPHPDGTEVDPAAWWSALRAAVEAAGGLADVVAVSVAGQQHGMVCLDPSGEVVRPALLWNDTRSAAAAADLVTEAGGGETGRRFWAETAGSVPVASFTATKLRWLARHEPANAERVAAVCLPHDWLTWRLAGAPGLDALVTDRSDASGTGYWSPAAGEYRPDLLERALGRAVRVPRVLGPTETAGRLAPAVLTDLTEAGGPADGPAPGAVLLGPGAGDNAAAALGVGAGPGDVVVSIGTSGTVFSVAQTPAADPGGTVAGFADATGRFLPLVCTLNAARVLDAAATLLGVDLDALSDLALAAPPGADGLVMVPYLEGERTPNRPDASGAVHGLTLHTSTPAHLARAAVEGMLCALADGLDALTAQGADVRRVVLVGGGARSAAVRRIAPQVFGVPVVVPPPGEYVADGAARQAAWIALGGAAPPEWPLEGTEEYAAEPVPAIRERYATAREHHLNRLA